A stretch of the Streptomyces sp. WMMB303 genome encodes the following:
- a CDS encoding ATP-binding cassette domain-containing protein, which produces MPSLQVSGLAYAYPDGHQALFGVDLTVPRGQRVALLGPNGAGKTTLVLHLNGILTPGAGSVTVAGLRAERAHLAEIRRRVGIVFQDPDDQLFMPTVREDVAFGPAAAGLRGAELEARVQEALERVGMAEHAHRAPHHLSFGQRRRVAVATVLAGRPEILVLDEPSSNLDPAARRELADLIRSLDLTVLMVTHDLPYALELCPRSVVLSDGVLVADGTTQELLSDAELMRAHRLELPFGFDPRSVTAPVA; this is translated from the coding sequence GTGCCCTCGCTCCAGGTGAGCGGCCTGGCCTACGCCTACCCCGACGGCCACCAGGCGCTGTTCGGCGTCGATCTGACCGTCCCGCGCGGCCAGCGGGTCGCGCTGCTTGGTCCCAACGGCGCCGGCAAGACCACGCTGGTACTCCACCTGAACGGCATCCTGACGCCCGGTGCCGGCTCGGTCACCGTGGCCGGGCTGCGCGCCGAACGCGCCCATCTCGCGGAGATCCGGCGCCGGGTCGGCATCGTCTTCCAGGACCCGGACGACCAGCTGTTCATGCCGACGGTCCGCGAGGACGTGGCGTTCGGCCCGGCCGCCGCGGGCCTGCGCGGTGCCGAACTGGAGGCCCGGGTGCAGGAGGCGCTGGAACGCGTCGGGATGGCCGAACACGCCCACCGGGCGCCGCACCACCTCTCGTTCGGCCAGCGGCGTCGCGTCGCGGTCGCCACCGTGCTGGCCGGCCGCCCGGAGATCCTGGTGCTGGACGAGCCGTCCTCCAACCTCGACCCGGCGGCCCGCCGCGAGCTGGCCGACCTGATCCGCTCGCTGGACCTGACGGTGCTGATGGTCACCCACGACCTGCCCTACGCGCTGGAGCTGTGCCCCCGTTCGGTGGTGCTCAGCGACGGGGTGCTGGTGGCCGACGGCACCACTCAGGAGCTGCTCTCCGACGCCGAGCTGATGCGCGCCCACCGCCTCGAACTCCCCTTCGGCTTCGACCCGCGCTCCGTGACGGCGCCGGTCGCCTGA
- the cbiQ gene encoding cobalt ECF transporter T component CbiQ: protein MGAGHAHKLYRHGHSPVHALPAHCKLAAVFCFVLLVVATPREAVWAFGAYAVLLAAVAAVSRVPPRHLLTRMAIEVPFVAFAVLLPFVAEGERITVWGLSLSEPGLWGAWNVLAKGTLGVAASVLLASTTGLNDLLLGLARLRMPALLCQIATFMVRYADVISEEMRRMRTARLSRGFEARGPRHWGVLAKSAGALFIRSYERGERVHLAMLSRGYAGSMPPALGAGPAARAEWARAAALPVTALAICLLGWVL, encoded by the coding sequence ATGGGTGCCGGACACGCGCACAAGCTCTACAGGCACGGGCACTCGCCCGTGCACGCGTTGCCCGCGCACTGCAAACTGGCGGCGGTCTTCTGTTTCGTCCTGCTGGTCGTCGCCACCCCGCGGGAGGCCGTGTGGGCGTTCGGCGCGTACGCGGTGCTGCTGGCCGCGGTCGCCGCCGTCTCCCGGGTGCCGCCGCGCCATCTGCTGACCCGGATGGCGATCGAGGTGCCGTTCGTGGCCTTCGCGGTGCTGCTGCCGTTCGTCGCGGAGGGCGAGCGGATCACCGTCTGGGGGCTGTCGCTGTCCGAACCCGGACTGTGGGGCGCGTGGAACGTGCTCGCCAAGGGCACCCTCGGAGTGGCCGCTTCGGTCCTGCTCGCCTCCACGACCGGGCTGAACGACCTGCTGCTGGGCCTCGCGCGGCTGCGGATGCCCGCGCTGCTGTGCCAGATCGCCACGTTCATGGTGCGGTACGCCGATGTCATCAGCGAGGAGATGCGCCGGATGCGCACCGCGCGCCTCTCGCGCGGCTTCGAGGCCCGCGGGCCCCGTCACTGGGGAGTGCTGGCCAAGTCGGCCGGTGCGCTGTTCATCCGCTCCTACGAGCGGGGCGAACGGGTGCATCTGGCGATGCTCAGCCGCGGCTACGCCGGCAGTATGCCGCCGGCTCTCGGCGCGGGCCCCGCGGCGCGCGCGGAGTGGGCCCGCGCGGCCGCACTGCCGGTGACCGCCCTCGCGATCTGCCTCCTGGGATGGGTGCTGTGA